The Ananas comosus cultivar F153 linkage group 2, ASM154086v1, whole genome shotgun sequence genome contains a region encoding:
- the LOC109725208 gene encoding abscisic acid 8'-hydroxylase 3, with translation MEMGCSSIVYTLSLLFLLSYLFLRKHKRKPKEMLKLPPGSMGWPYVGETLHLYSQDPNLFFAAKQKRFGEIFKTHLLGCPCIMLTSPEAARFVLVSQARLFKPTYPRSKERMIGPTALFFHQGDYHLRLRRLVQGSLSPDALRGQVSDVEAIVISMLDSWDGRVASTFHAMKKLSFDVGILTIFGGRLDEHYKLELKKNYFIVDKGYNSFPNNIPGTLYRKAIQARRRLHDLLCEIMLERRRTTTKAVEESDLLGCLMESKDEKGEHLTDDQISDNIIGVLFAAQDTTASVLTWIVKYLGDYPKLLEAVKDEQMSIYEANECGKRPLTWAQTRKMAVTHKVILESLRMASIISFTFREAVADVEYKGFLIPKGWKVMPLFRNIHHNPEFFQDPQKFDPSRFSVAPKPNTFMPFGNGVHACPGNELAKLEIFIFIHHLVTNYRWEIVGSNSEIEYGPFPVPKHGLPVKLWRASITTLSKTCT, from the exons ATGGAGATGGGTTGTAGTAGCATAGTGTACACCTTATCTCTACTATTCCTTCTTTCCTATCTCTTCCTCAGGAAGCACAAGAGGAAGCCCAAGGAGATGTTAAAGCTCCCTCCTGGTTCCATGGGTTGGCCATATGTGGGAGAGACACTGCATCTCTACTCACAGGACCCAAATCTCTTCTTTGCTGCGAAACAGAAAAG GTTTGGCGAGATATTTAAGACCCATTTGCTCGGTTGCCCATGCATCATGCTGACGAGCCCGGAGGCGGCGCGGTTCGTGCTGGTGAGCCAGGCTCGCCTCTTCAAGCCGACGTACCCGCGCAGCAAGGAGCGGATGATCGGCCCGACGGCCTTGTTCTTTCACCAGGGCGACTACCATCTCCGGCTAAGGCGGCTTGTGCAGGGCTCGTTGAGCCCCGACGCGCTCCGCGGCCAGGTCTCCGACGTCGAAGCCATCGTGATCTCCATGCTCGACTCATGGGACGGCCGTGTGGCGAGCACTTTCCATGCCATGAAGAAG TTATCTTTCGATGTGGGCATCCTCACGATTTTTGGCGGCCGGTTGGACGAGCATTACAAACTAGAGTTAAAGAAGAACTACTTCATTGTTGACAAGGGATACAACTCATTCCCTAATAACATTCCTGGAACTCTTTACAGAAAAGCAATTCAG GCAAGGAGGCGGCTACACGATCTTCTGTGCGAGATCATGCTCGAGAGGAGGAGGACAACGACGAAagcggtggaggagagtgatCTCTTGGGATGTCTCATGGAATCTAAGGATGAGAAAGGCGAACACCTCACCGACGATCAAATCTCCGACAATATCATCGGTGTGCTCTTTGCGGCGCAAGACACCACCGCTAGTGTTCTCACCTGGATCGTGAAATACCTCGGCGATTACCCGAAACTTCTCGAAGCAGTCAAG GATGAGCAAATGAGTATATACGAAGCTAATGAGTGTGGAAAGAGACCCTTGACATGGGCCCAAACAAGAAAAATGGCAGTAACTCATAAG GTCATATTAGAGAGCTTAAGGATGGCGAGTATCATTTCTTTCACGTTTAGAGAGGCGGTGGCGGATGTGGAGTACAAAG GGTTCCTTATCCCAAAGGGGTGGAAAGTGATGCCTCTCTTCAGGAACATACATCACAACCCAGAATTCTTCCAAGATCCGCAGAAATTCGACCCTTCTAGATTCAGT GTTGCACCCAAACCCAACACATTCATGCCGTTCGGGAATGGCGTTCACGCTTGCCCCGGCAACGAGCTCGCCAAGCTTGAAATATTCATCTTCATCCACCACTTGGTCACCAACTACAG ATGGGAGATTGTTGGATCCAATAGTGAGATTGAGTACGGTCCTTTTCCTGTCCCCAAGCATGGCCTCCCTGTTAAGTTGTGGAGAGCATCAATCACCACCCTGTCGAAGACATGTACTTAA